Proteins encoded by one window of Lathyrus oleraceus cultivar Zhongwan6 chromosome 1, CAAS_Psat_ZW6_1.0, whole genome shotgun sequence:
- the LOC127087999 gene encoding uncharacterized protein LOC127087999, whose product MKSKGNFQNFGGRESKNLKNSTCQWGESSYNKHGGQRNFIGEGRSLTRARISAISVNDSIILQKNAIQTRKNLKGMKPRLQDKSLMKIIHSWSWSCERIVAANNCINSNNDKKLSCGRLNDIINRVHKKEDAMMSLKGVHCSEEWYLDSGCLTHMTGRKDWFVKINRAMKNKVKFADDTILMVDEIDDVLIMIRDDGYSLIKDVWYILRIKCNLLSIFQFLEKGYKIHMENKGLHVMDANGVFVLKTLMAANRTFKAELKVMEHKCLATAVSREEWMWHYRLGHLNFRDLKDLQKNGMVTRLSSINIL is encoded by the coding sequence ATGAAGAGCAAAGggaattttcagaattttggtGGAAGAGAGTCCAAAAATTTAAAGAATTCGACTTGTCAATGGGGTGAGAGTAGCTACAACAAGCATGGTGGTCAAAGAAACTTTATAGGTGAAGGAAGAAGTTTGACAAGAGCAAGGATCAGTGCTATAAGTGTCAACGATTCAATCATTTTGCAAAAGAATGCAATACAAACAAGAAAAAATCTCAAGGGGATGAAACCAAGGTTGCAAGACAAGAGTTTGATGAAAATAATACACTCTTGGTCATGGTCATGTGAGAGAATTGTAGCAGCAAACAACTGCATCAACTCAAACAATGATAAAAAATTGAGTTGTGGTCGGTTGAATGATATTATTAACCGGGTGCATAAAAAGGAAGATGCCATGATGAGTTTGAAAGGAGTTCACTGCAGTGAGGAGTGGTATTTGGACTCGGGTTGTTTAACtcatatgacgggaagaaaggATTGGTTTGTCAAAATTAATCgtgccatgaagaacaaagtaAAGTTCGCAGATGACACCATTCTAATGGTCGATGAGATCGATGATGTTTTGATCATGATAAGGGATGATGGATATTCCTTGATCAAAGATGTCTGGTACATTCTGAGAATAAAATGTAACCTTCTAAGCATTTTCCAATTTCTTGAGAAGGGTTACAAGATTCACATGGAAAACAAGGGATTACACGTTATGGATGCAAATGGAGTTTTTGTCCTTAAAACGCTTATGGCTGCCAATAGAACTTTCAAGGCTGAGTTGAAGGTTATGGAGCATAAATGTCTTGCTACTGCAGTAAGTAGAGAAGAGTGGATGTGGCACTATCGTCTTGGACATCTCAATTTTAGAGATCTCAAAGACTTGCAAAAGAATGGAATGGTAACGAGGCTATCATCTATCAATATACTTTAG